The bacterium genomic sequence AAATTATGGTTCTGCGGGAACCGGCTCTAGCTGGAATTTGCATTCTTTATTGTAGCATTCGAGGATGGAAGGCTGATCCTTCCGGTATTTTTCCAGCATAAAAGGCGCATGACAAACGGGACATTCCTGCGGGATCGGCTTGTACCACACCGCAAACTTGCAGTCCGGATAGTTGCTGCATCCGTAGAAGATTTTTCGTCCACGAGTTCTCTTTTCAACCAGGTCTCCGCCATCCTCAGGACACTTAACATCAACTGTTTTCGGCTTAATGTATTTGCAGTCCGGATAATTGCTGCACGCGATAAAGGGTCCAAAACGTCCTTGCTTGACGACGAGCTCGCTGCCGCATTGTGGACATTTTTCTCCCGGCACTTCCACTGTGCCTTCCGCGGCGGTTTTGGAGGGAGTAAGCGTCGCTGTAAATTTGCATTCAGGATAACCGGAGCATGCCAGGAATTTTCCATAACGCCCCACTTTGACAACCAGTGGCTTGCCACATTTTAAACACACATGTTCTGATTCAGAGCCGACATCACCTATACTTTCACCCGGCTTTTCGTCAGGATTCTGCGTGTACTTGCATTCCTCGTTGGTGCAGGCCAGGAACGCGCCGAACTTGCCCCATCGTTTCACCATTGGACTCTGGCATTGAGGACATTTCAGATCGGTGGCGATCCCTGTTGCCTTGATATTCTCAATCAGGTCATATGCTTTTTTCAAGTCTCTCGTGAAATCTCCGTAGAACTCATTCAATACTTCCAGTGATACCTTTGAACCTTCCTCGATTTCATCCAGCTCTTCTTCCAGATGCGCGGTGTATTTAAAATCCATGAGTTCGTCGAAGTGTTGCACCAGCAAATCGGAAATCAAAAGTCCAAGGTCCGTCGGTTTAAAACGATTCTCTTCTTTAATGACGTAGTTGCGGTTCTGAATGACCGAAATGATGGAAGCATAGGTCGAAGGGCGTCCGATTTCTTTGTCCTCCAGCTCCTTAACCAGCGCGGCTTCCGTAAATCTTGGCGGAGGCTGCGTGAAATTCTGCTTCGGTTCCAACCTGTCTAAGCGGAGCCGTTGACCCACTTCGACCGGTGGCAAGTTGCTTGGTCCTTGATCAGACTCTGTTTCCTCTGTCTCTTGATAAACCTTCAAATAGCCGGCGAACGTCATCACCTGGCCGCTCGCTTCGAATTCAAAATCCTTTGCTGAAACAGTAATGATGGTTTCATCAAATTCCGCAGACTTCATTTGAGAAGCAACGAAACGATTCCAGATCAGCTGATAGAGCTTGTACTCATCGCGCGATAAATAATGCTTGACGCTGTCGGGTGTTCTGTGTGCGGATGTCGGCCGGATTGCTTCGTGCGCATCTTGCACCGACTTCTTGTTCTTGAAAAAGTTTGGCTGGTCCGGTAAATATTCGCGTCCGTATTCATCATGAACGTACTTGCGTCCTTCCTGCAAAGCCTGTTCGGAGATACGAACCGAATCGGTACGCATGTAGGTAATGAGACCAACAGCTCCCTCCTCTCCCACTTCGATTCCTTCGTAAAGCTCCTGAGCGACCATCATGACCTTCTTTACTGGCCACCGGAACTTTCGCGAAGCTTCCTGCTGCAGTTTGCTGGTAATGTAGGGCGCCGGAGCATGGCGCTTACGCTGTTTCTTCTCAACTTCTTTTACCGTGTAGACCGCGTCCTGCAGGTCCGCGAGAATCTGATCAGACGTTTGCTGATCAGCAACGGATAATTTCTTGCCGCCCTTGCGCAAGAGCTTTGCTGCAAAGACCGGGGGCTCATCTGCTTCTAAAAATGCGGTGAGGATCCAGTATTCTTCCGGAACGAAGGCAAGTATTTCCCGTTCACGGTCACAAATCAATCGCAAAGCAATCGATTGAACGCGCCCCGCGCTCAAGCCGCGTTTTACCTTCTGCCAAAGCAAAGGAGAAAGTTTATAACCCACAAGCCGGTCCAAAATCCTTCGGGTCTGTTGAGCTTGAACTTTCTTTTCGTCAATCACGGTTGGATTGGCGAAAGCATTCTTCACTTCCTCTTTTGTAATTTCATTCAAAATGACGCGATGGACTGGTTTTCCATCCTGCAATTCTTCCGCAAGGTGAGCAGCAATCGCTTCCCCTTCCCGGTCAGGATCCGGAGCGAGGTAAATCTTTTTTGCTTTCTGGGCAGCTTTCTGCAAATCCTTTACGATGTCATTCTTTCCGCGAATGATCACGTAATGGGGTTCAAAATCCTTTTCTTCATCCACACCAAGCTTGGATTTGGGAAGATCTTTGATGTGCCCCATGCACGCTTTGACCACGTAGTCCCCGCCCAGATATTTGTTGATGGTCTTCGCTTTCGCTGGAGACTCAACGACCACAAGTGATTTTGCCATAATTTAGTTCCTATTTAATTCGAAGGAAGTTCTTCCCCGGTATTTGCGTAATATAGTTCTTCAACTCCAGATTAACCAGCGTTCCCAACAAGTCCTTCGATTGAATTCCTGCCTTTTCAGCAATCTGATCTACATGACTCGGCTGCTCAAAAGACAATAAGGCAATAATGCTCTTTTCGATTTCTGTCAAGTGCTCCGGCTCATTTTCCTGTTTCTGGTTCAAGAACGCGTTCGAGAGACGATTCGGCAATTCTGCGATCACATCCTGCCAATTTCGAACCAGCGAAGCGCCATCCTTGATCAATGCATGACATCCTCTGCTCTGTTCATTGAAGACACTTCCAGGAACGGCCAGAACTTCCCTTCCCTGTTCGGCAGCCATGCGCGCGGTGATCAGCGATCCGCTTTTGTCAGAGGCTTCCACAACAACCACCAGGTGGGAAAGACCGCTAATGATTCTGTTTCGAACCGGAAAATTATCGCGGTTCGGCGGAGTTTCCATCGGAAATTCCGAAACCACCGCGCCGCTCCTGCAAATTTTTTCAACGAGCATTTTATGTTCGGAAGGGTAGATGACATCGATCCCGCTGCCAAGAACCGCAATCGTCCGGCCTCCCGATTCCAGCGCAGAGTAATGCGCTCGTGCATCCACGCCCCGAGCCAAACCGCTTACGATCGTTACACCGATCTTCGCGAGATCACGCGCCAGTGCCTGGGTGACGTTCAGTCCGTAAGGTGTCGCCTTGCGTGAACCAACCAGTGCCACCGGGACCTCGTTTTCCATGAACTCTCCGCGCACATACAAAACAAGAGGAGGATCCGGAATGTTCTTCAATAGTTCCGGATATTTTTTTTCATCAAACGCAAGGAGCGTAACGCCGGATCGCCGGGCTGAAGAAATCTCCCTCTCGGCATTGCGAAAATCAAAATGAGCAATTCGGGAAGCCACGTCCGGCTTTATCTGGGCCGCCGCGATGAGGTCCAATTCGGTCTGGCGAAATACGCTCTCGGCCGATTTAAAAGTTTTGATCAACGCTGCGCGATGGATCGACTTCAGACCCTCTACCATATTTAATGCGACCCAGGAAATCATGCGGAGCAACTTAACACAAAGGGCTGGCAGATTCAAACAGAAGTAGCGCGGACGACCCCGTCCGCGTCAATCTGCAGGCGGGACGCCCGCAGTACAAAAAAGTTATAATTGTAACCTTATGATTCGTTACGCTCTTATTTTTCTCTTTATTTCAGGTTTTGTATTCGCTCAGCCTACAAATTGGGATGAGTGGATCAAAAGCGAAGGGTATTACCTTCTTACGGGCGAGCAAAAAGAGGAATTTCGCAAACTCAATGACACGCAGAAGGAACTCTTTGTTCGGAGCTTATGGGAAAGTCTGGATCCAAATCCGATCACACCTGAAAACGAGTTCCAGGCTGACTATCAGACCCGATATGCCTATGCGAAAAAACATTACGGGATCCCCTCCGACAGGGCGAAAATCTATATTCTTCTGGGGAAACCAAACTCGGTGGAAAGTCATCCCAGTTCGGACAAATATTACCCCCTGGAATTGTGGTCCTACTACAGTCTCGGGTTGCGTGGCCTGCCGCCATCTCTCGAACTGATTTTTTTCAAGCGCTGGGGGGCGGGCGAATACCGTCTTTACAGCCCGTTATTTGACGGATTCAAAGCATTGACTCCCTCCCAGTATGATCCGGATTCCAGCCCGCGCGCTCGCATGCAACTGAAAGCGATTTTTGATCCTCAGATTATTCAAGCAGCCGAACGCTACACGGTCGGTTCCAATGTAAATGAATCCGAAACCATTCGCATGGTCCTTCAGGACCCGGGCGCGATCAAGCGGTTATTGATCCAGAAACAGAGACCGAGCGTAGAAACAACGGTTGTTTATCAGGGTTTCGAAGCCGATGTTTATACCTACGCAGTGCCGCATGGCGACGGCACGTTCCGCACCAGCATTGCTCTATCCGTTCCACCGAAGTATATGACCTTCGAAAAAGACCAGGAAACCTATCAAGCACGAATCGATTTGCTCGGGAAGATCACTGATGAAAAAGGAAATGAGATACTGAAGATCAATGACAGTCCTTATTTAAAACTCTCCGGAAGCGAGTTTGAACGCGCAAAAAGTTATCACTTCGCTTATCAATTTGATTCTTTTTTGCTTCCAGGAAAATACCACCTGGAATGTCTTTACCGGGACTATGCTTCCAATGCCGCCGGCAAAATTGAGAAATCCTTTGACATCAATCCGCTTACAGGAGAGTTGCAGTTACTGCCGCCTCTTTTCGCTTTTAAAATCAGCGCCGCAACAAGCGAGCAGGCTCCTTTCGTTTATTCCATGAAACAATTTTTTCCAAAGGAGAATTTCGCATTCAATGCAGGACAGTCACTTGTCCTGTACAGCGTTCTGGCTAATCCGCAGAAAATAAAACTGGAAGGGATCTGGCAATTAAAAATGACTCTGTTGAAGGGGAATGAATCTGTCATGGAAGTCGTTGAAGATGTGCCTCTGGCTTCCTCCAGTCCTTCTGTCGAATTGATCAGAACCTTAAAGCTACAGGGAGTAATTCCAGGTTCCTATTCGCTGAAGCTTGAAATGAGTCGCGATACAACGAAATTGCAATCGCAGGCTCCTCTCAAAATCAGTACGGAGGTTGAAGTGTTGGGACGGATGAGAATTGTTGCTCCATTCTCGGCAGCTCCCGAAAACTATCATTCCAATCTCGCGCTTCAATATTACAATCATGGCCAGCTGGTGGAAGCATCGAAACATGTGAGAATCGCGCTCGATTTCGCGCCATCCTCCTACGCTGTTCGAAGCTTAAGCGCCCGCATTGAAAAAGCAAAAGGAAACAATGAAGCGGCGATCGCATCTTACGAAAAATTGTTGCAGGAAAACGCAGCCGATGTTGAGGGCACCTATCTCCTCGGCAAATGGCTTCTCGAGAAGCAGGACTGGCAAAGAGCCTCCGAGATGATGAAAAAGGCGCTCGACAGCGGCTACTACACTACAGAAATCTTAAATTCCCTGGGCAGGATTCAAATCCATATGGGCAACACTGTGGAAGCGATTGGCTACTGGGAAAAATCCCTCGTGCTAAACTCGAACCAACCGGAAATCCAGAAAGAGCTAGAGACTCACAGGCAATAGTGCAAATTGCATATTGCATAATTGTGGCGGTTCATATGCAATTCGAATTAGTTTTATGAACCTTCGTAGAGTTTTTGAACTTCTCAGACCCTATCGCCGCCATTGGCTCATCGCGATGGGGAGCATGCTGGGCGTTGCATTTTTTACAGCTCAGCTGACCCTTCTGGTAAAACAAATCCTCGATGATATTTTGATCCAGATAAAACAGGAAGCTTTGCTGCGGGTTTCAGTACTCCTGCTCCTTTTTTATATTGGGAAGGGAATTTTCTCCTTCCTTTCTTCCTATTTCATGACAGCCGTTGGTCTGGAGTTCGTAAGGAACCTGCGGAATATGTTGTACAACCACATTATTTTCCAGTCCCTCTCTTTCTTTTCCGATCGCAGAACCGGAGAGTTAAGCACGCGGGTGATCAGCGATACAGATCGAATTCAGGATGCGATTTCCAAAACGATCGGCGATCTGATCAAAGAAAGTTTTACGCTTGTCGGTTTGCTCATTGTAATCTTCTATCTGGACTGGAAGCTCGCTTTGATTTCCCTTCTACTCTTCCCCATCGTTGTTTATCCGATTACCAGATTCTCAATGCGGTTACGCACTCTCAGCCGCAAAGCCCAGGAAAGAATCGGAAAACTCTCTCAGATTCTATTTGAAACGATTACTGGTTCTCGAATTGTTCAAGCGTATCAAATGGAAAAGAATGAAGCCGCGAAATTTCAACACGAGAGCGAGAAATTATTGCAACAGGGTTTGCATGCCGCGCGCGTGGTTTCCTTTTCTTCACCTTTTATGGAGGTCCTCAGTGGTGTGGCCGCCGTACTGGTGATGTGGTATGGAAGTCGCCAGATCCAGGCCGGAGTTTTGACTGCAGGTGATTTCACTGCTTTTTTGACTGCTCTGTTTTTCATGTACACTCCGGTCAAGAAACTGAGCAAGGCCAATCAAAGCATTCAACAGGCCCTGGCATCCTACGCGCGTATCGAAGAAGTCCTGCAGCATGATTCTCGCATTCTTGATTCTGCGGAAGCCGTGCCACTATCGAAGCTGTCTCAGCAAATCGAATTCCAAAATGTTTCTTTTCAATATGAGGAAATAGCTGTGCTCCATGACGTTTCGATCGAGGTTCGAGCGGGAGAGGTCGTGGCACTGGTTGGCCCAAGTGGCGCAGGAAAAACCACGCTTGTTAACCTGATCCCCCGTCTTTACGACGTTAGCGAGGGTCGCATCTTGATCGATGGACAGGATTTAAGAAAGGTCACACTCAGCTCGTTGCGCGCCCAGATTGGACTGGTCACGCAGGAAACTGTGCTGTTTGATGACACAGTAGCCGCCAATATTGCTTACGGTACTCCGAACGCCGGCATCGGTCAAATCGAAGAAGCGGCGCAATCCGCTTATGCTCATGATTTCATTTCCAGA encodes the following:
- the topA gene encoding type I DNA topoisomerase, with the translated sequence MAKSLVVVESPAKAKTINKYLGGDYVVKACMGHIKDLPKSKLGVDEEKDFEPHYVIIRGKNDIVKDLQKAAQKAKKIYLAPDPDREGEAIAAHLAEELQDGKPVHRVILNEITKEEVKNAFANPTVIDEKKVQAQQTRRILDRLVGYKLSPLLWQKVKRGLSAGRVQSIALRLICDREREILAFVPEEYWILTAFLEADEPPVFAAKLLRKGGKKLSVADQQTSDQILADLQDAVYTVKEVEKKQRKRHAPAPYITSKLQQEASRKFRWPVKKVMMVAQELYEGIEVGEEGAVGLITYMRTDSVRISEQALQEGRKYVHDEYGREYLPDQPNFFKNKKSVQDAHEAIRPTSAHRTPDSVKHYLSRDEYKLYQLIWNRFVASQMKSAEFDETIITVSAKDFEFEASGQVMTFAGYLKVYQETEETESDQGPSNLPPVEVGQRLRLDRLEPKQNFTQPPPRFTEAALVKELEDKEIGRPSTYASIISVIQNRNYVIKEENRFKPTDLGLLISDLLVQHFDELMDFKYTAHLEEELDEIEEGSKVSLEVLNEFYGDFTRDLKKAYDLIENIKATGIATDLKCPQCQSPMVKRWGKFGAFLACTNEECKYTQNPDEKPGESIGDVGSESEHVCLKCGKPLVVKVGRYGKFLACSGYPECKFTATLTPSKTAAEGTVEVPGEKCPQCGSELVVKQGRFGPFIACSNYPDCKYIKPKTVDVKCPEDGGDLVEKRTRGRKIFYGCSNYPDCKFAVWYKPIPQECPVCHAPFMLEKYRKDQPSILECYNKECKFQLEPVPAEP
- the dprA gene encoding DNA-processing protein DprA, whose amino-acid sequence is MISWVALNMVEGLKSIHRAALIKTFKSAESVFRQTELDLIAAAQIKPDVASRIAHFDFRNAEREISSARRSGVTLLAFDEKKYPELLKNIPDPPLVLYVRGEFMENEVPVALVGSRKATPYGLNVTQALARDLAKIGVTIVSGLARGVDARAHYSALESGGRTIAVLGSGIDVIYPSEHKMLVEKICRSGAVVSEFPMETPPNRDNFPVRNRIISGLSHLVVVVEASDKSGSLITARMAAEQGREVLAVPGSVFNEQSRGCHALIKDGASLVRNWQDVIAELPNRLSNAFLNQKQENEPEHLTEIEKSIIALLSFEQPSHVDQIAEKAGIQSKDLLGTLVNLELKNYITQIPGKNFLRIK
- a CDS encoding GWxTD domain-containing protein; this translates as MIRYALIFLFISGFVFAQPTNWDEWIKSEGYYLLTGEQKEEFRKLNDTQKELFVRSLWESLDPNPITPENEFQADYQTRYAYAKKHYGIPSDRAKIYILLGKPNSVESHPSSDKYYPLELWSYYSLGLRGLPPSLELIFFKRWGAGEYRLYSPLFDGFKALTPSQYDPDSSPRARMQLKAIFDPQIIQAAERYTVGSNVNESETIRMVLQDPGAIKRLLIQKQRPSVETTVVYQGFEADVYTYAVPHGDGTFRTSIALSVPPKYMTFEKDQETYQARIDLLGKITDEKGNEILKINDSPYLKLSGSEFERAKSYHFAYQFDSFLLPGKYHLECLYRDYASNAAGKIEKSFDINPLTGELQLLPPLFAFKISAATSEQAPFVYSMKQFFPKENFAFNAGQSLVLYSVLANPQKIKLEGIWQLKMTLLKGNESVMEVVEDVPLASSSPSVELIRTLKLQGVIPGSYSLKLEMSRDTTKLQSQAPLKISTEVEVLGRMRIVAPFSAAPENYHSNLALQYYNHGQLVEASKHVRIALDFAPSSYAVRSLSARIEKAKGNNEAAIASYEKLLQENAADVEGTYLLGKWLLEKQDWQRASEMMKKALDSGYYTTEILNSLGRIQIHMGNTVEAIGYWEKSLVLNSNQPEIQKELETHRQ
- a CDS encoding ABC transporter ATP-binding protein/permease, yielding MNLRRVFELLRPYRRHWLIAMGSMLGVAFFTAQLTLLVKQILDDILIQIKQEALLRVSVLLLLFYIGKGIFSFLSSYFMTAVGLEFVRNLRNMLYNHIIFQSLSFFSDRRTGELSTRVISDTDRIQDAISKTIGDLIKESFTLVGLLIVIFYLDWKLALISLLLFPIVVYPITRFSMRLRTLSRKAQERIGKLSQILFETITGSRIVQAYQMEKNEAAKFQHESEKLLQQGLHAARVVSFSSPFMEVLSGVAAVLVMWYGSRQIQAGVLTAGDFTAFLTALFFMYTPVKKLSKANQSIQQALASYARIEEVLQHDSRILDSAEAVPLSKLSQQIEFQNVSFQYEEIAVLHDVSIEVRAGEVVALVGPSGAGKTTLVNLIPRLYDVSEGRILIDGQDLRKVTLSSLRAQIGLVTQETVLFDDTVAANIAYGTPNAGIGQIEEAAQSAYAHDFISRMPDGYSTKIGERGHRLSGGQRQRLALARAILRNPAILILDEATSELDAESEIAIQKALSEFTLHRTTFIIAHRFSTIRKADKIIVLEKGRIQEIGTHEDLLDSKGLYRKFHELQYGILDI